In the genome of Candidatus Deferrimicrobiaceae bacterium, one region contains:
- a CDS encoding NADH-quinone oxidoreductase subunit NuoF: MASFDDLVKRRGEIAAGRAPNRATLVLGDGTCGRASGSSEVRAALSEAISSLDTEKRLAFRTTGCHGFCQIEPNVQVLPDETLYVHVKPENAQSIVEAALSGKVLKNLTYKDGQKKSCAKITDVPFYKRQMRLLSGLNVYVDPLRIEDYIAIDGYQALAKALFTMTPDFVVEEVIKANLRGRGGGGFPAGWKWDSVRKAEGEPKYVVCNADEGDPGAYMDRSLLEGNPHLVIEGMLIGAFAIGSHEGYVYVRNEYPLAVQNLIVALDQAREHGLLGKNILGSGFDFDIRINRGGGAFVCGESSALMQSIEGRPGEPIPKYVHMSERGLYNKPTNLNNVETWANVPFIVNRGADWYRTIGTEGSKGTKIFSLVGNINNTGQVEVPMGISLREIVEGIGGGIPNRRKFKAVQTGGPSGGCLPADCLDVPVDFDQLTKLGSMMGSGGMIVMDEDSCMVDVARYFTNFLVEESCGKCVPCREGVMQLRDILNDITQGRGREGDVELMEDLSKVVIDCSLCALGQSAPNPLLTTIRYFRDEYVAHIHDKKCPARRCTALISFRIDAENCTGCALCKKQCPTVAIAGEKKKTHVIDPEKCIRCGACFEVCKFDAVIKE, encoded by the coding sequence TTGGCATCCTTCGACGACCTGGTGAAACGGCGCGGCGAGATCGCGGCCGGCCGGGCCCCGAACCGCGCCACCCTGGTTCTGGGGGACGGCACCTGCGGTCGCGCGTCGGGTTCGTCCGAGGTCCGCGCGGCGCTCTCGGAGGCGATTTCGAGTTTGGACACGGAAAAGCGCCTGGCATTTCGAACCACCGGCTGCCATGGCTTCTGCCAGATCGAGCCGAACGTCCAGGTTCTCCCGGACGAGACGCTTTACGTGCATGTGAAGCCCGAGAACGCGCAGTCCATCGTGGAGGCCGCGCTTTCCGGGAAAGTCCTGAAAAACCTCACGTACAAGGACGGACAGAAAAAGAGCTGCGCCAAGATTACGGATGTGCCGTTCTACAAGCGGCAGATGCGACTGCTAAGCGGTCTGAACGTGTACGTGGACCCGCTGCGGATCGAGGACTACATCGCCATAGACGGGTACCAGGCGCTGGCCAAGGCTCTTTTCACGATGACGCCCGACTTCGTCGTGGAAGAGGTGATCAAGGCCAATCTTCGCGGGCGCGGCGGCGGCGGCTTCCCGGCCGGTTGGAAATGGGATTCCGTGAGGAAGGCCGAAGGCGAGCCGAAGTACGTGGTCTGCAACGCGGACGAGGGCGATCCGGGCGCGTACATGGACCGCTCGCTTCTGGAGGGCAATCCGCACCTGGTGATCGAGGGCATGCTCATCGGCGCTTTCGCCATCGGCAGCCACGAGGGCTACGTGTACGTACGCAACGAATACCCGCTCGCGGTGCAGAACCTGATCGTGGCGCTCGATCAGGCGCGCGAGCACGGGCTTTTGGGGAAAAACATCCTCGGCAGCGGGTTCGACTTCGACATCAGGATCAACCGCGGCGGCGGCGCATTCGTGTGCGGCGAGTCGTCCGCGCTCATGCAGTCGATCGAGGGACGGCCCGGCGAGCCGATCCCCAAGTACGTGCACATGTCCGAGCGCGGGCTGTACAACAAGCCCACGAACCTGAACAACGTGGAGACCTGGGCCAACGTGCCCTTCATTGTGAACCGCGGCGCGGACTGGTACCGGACCATCGGCACGGAGGGAAGCAAGGGCACCAAGATCTTCTCGCTGGTCGGCAACATCAACAACACCGGCCAGGTCGAGGTGCCGATGGGCATCTCCTTGCGGGAGATCGTGGAAGGGATCGGCGGCGGCATTCCCAACCGCCGGAAGTTCAAGGCCGTGCAGACCGGCGGGCCCTCGGGCGGGTGCCTCCCGGCCGACTGCCTGGACGTGCCGGTGGACTTCGACCAGCTCACGAAGCTGGGGTCGATGATGGGCTCGGGCGGCATGATCGTCATGGACGAGGACTCGTGCATGGTGGACGTGGCGCGGTACTTCACCAACTTCCTGGTGGAGGAATCGTGCGGCAAATGCGTGCCTTGCCGCGAGGGCGTCATGCAGCTTCGGGACATCCTGAACGACATCACGCAGGGCCGGGGCCGGGAGGGCGACGTCGAGCTGATGGAGGACCTGTCCAAGGTCGTCATCGATTGCTCGCTGTGCGCGCTGGGCCAGTCGGCGCCCAATCCGCTTTTGACCACGATCCGCTACTTCCGGGACGAGTACGTGGCGCACATCCACGACAAGAAGTGCCCGGCCCGGCGCTGCACGGCGCTGATTTCGTTTCGCATCGACGCGGAGAATTGCACGGGCTGCGCATTGTGTAAAAAACAGTGCCCCACGGTCGCCATCGCCGGCGAAAAGAAAAAGACGCACGTGATCGACCCGGAAAAGTGCATCCGTTGCGGCGCGTGCTTCGAAGTGTGCAAATTCGACGCGGTCATCAAGGAGTAG
- a CDS encoding 2Fe-2S iron-sulfur cluster-binding protein translates to MNAKEHTLTIDGRSITVKRDTLLIEACKKLCIEVPTLCHNENLKPYGVCRFCQVELNEGKRTRLVPSCVYEIRKDGLTVTTDSERIRNNRKWLIQLLLARCDRQKDVLDFAAKHGVAPIERLTKKNDDCILCGQCVRACSEIVGVGAIGYERRGEKREVTSPYRDKNPVCIACGTCVYVCPTHCIAMTEEKGVRTISRYAGEKKMVVREAKMLTCGKCGNYFLPSPVAEVFAKKMGIDPTVFTCPSCR, encoded by the coding sequence GTGAACGCCAAGGAACACACCCTCACCATCGACGGTCGATCGATCACCGTGAAGCGGGACACGCTCCTGATCGAGGCCTGCAAAAAGCTCTGCATCGAGGTTCCGACCCTTTGCCACAACGAGAACCTTAAGCCCTACGGCGTGTGCCGATTCTGTCAGGTCGAGCTGAACGAAGGAAAGCGCACGCGGCTCGTGCCCTCGTGCGTATACGAGATCCGCAAGGACGGCTTGACGGTCACGACCGATTCGGAGCGGATCCGAAACAACCGCAAGTGGCTCATCCAACTGCTGCTCGCGCGGTGCGACAGGCAAAAGGACGTGCTCGACTTCGCCGCGAAACACGGCGTCGCGCCCATCGAACGGCTCACGAAAAAGAACGACGACTGCATCCTGTGCGGGCAGTGCGTGCGGGCCTGCAGCGAGATCGTGGGTGTGGGCGCGATCGGCTACGAGAGGCGCGGCGAAAAGCGCGAGGTCACGTCGCCGTACCGCGACAAAAACCCGGTCTGCATCGCCTGTGGCACGTGCGTGTACGTGTGCCCCACGCATTGCATCGCCATGACGGAGGAAAAAGGTGTCCGCACGATCAGCCGCTACGCGGGCGAAAAGAAGATGGTCGTGCGCGAGGCCAAGATGCTCACGTGCGGGAAGTGCGGCAACTACTTTCTGCCGTCGCCCGTAGCGGAAGTCTTTGCAAAGAAAATGGGCATCGACCCGACCGTTTTCACCTGCCCGAGTTGCCGGTAA